The Treponema rectale genome includes a window with the following:
- a CDS encoding flavodoxin family protein, translating into MNILVLNGSPRKNGNVVKALKAEVEKIQNKYKSSQIIWKNISDLNFDFCKGCMTCRSKMNCILPADDAHKLAKEIKACDILLTGTPVYWGNINGQLKALFDRLVYVLMKESKRGIPLPLHKGKKAVIVTSCTTPFPFNYLCRQSTGAVRAVKEILKSSGFKIIKTKNISNTKTQ; encoded by the coding sequence ATGAATATCCTTGTATTAAATGGAAGCCCTAGAAAAAATGGAAACGTAGTTAAAGCTTTAAAAGCTGAAGTAGAAAAAATCCAAAACAAATATAAAAGCAGTCAGATTATCTGGAAAAATATTTCTGATTTGAATTTTGATTTTTGCAAAGGCTGCATGACTTGCCGTTCAAAAATGAACTGTATTTTACCGGCTGATGATGCACACAAACTTGCCAAAGAAATAAAAGCCTGTGATATACTTCTTACTGGTACCCCAGTGTACTGGGGAAATATAAACGGACAATTAAAAGCTCTTTTTGACCGCCTCGTATATGTTTTAATGAAAGAAAGTAAAAGAGGAATTCCTCTTCCGCTGCACAAAGGCAAAAAAGCTGTGATTGTTACAAGCTGTACAACCCCCTTCCCTTTCAACTATCTTTGCAGGCAATCAACCGGAGCTGTTCGTGCTGTAAAAGAAATTCTTAAATCTTCGGGATTTAAAATCATAAAAACAAAAAATATTTCTAACACAAAAACGCAATGA